The following nucleotide sequence is from Glycine max cultivar Williams 82 chromosome 9, Glycine_max_v4.0, whole genome shotgun sequence.
CATGGTGGATCtttaatcttgattcatcatttcaaacttgtacttttatttaaacattttttcaactatatgtttcatatttatatatgtgaatTGTGAAATATGTAGGAAGAAGAAACGGCATAGAACCTGTCATTTGAACTTGTTTAGATTTGAAGTTATGGATCCAGCTCAATGGACTGACGGACGCTGCTAATTACTCCAATCTAACATATGTTTGGGTTAATGAGTTTGCGAAGAGTTTGCTATTCTCACTCCCTTTTTCACTAACTCCATacccttatatttttatttacaaaaaataccATTGATGAAAATGTATTCCCTTTCTGTGTCTCGTCAATATTTGTCAAAGAATATgtttccattattttattaggGGGTGTTCATAATGAAAACGTATTTTTGTCGGatatttttgttaacaaaatcaagaaaaagtaGGGAAAGTAAACTTAACAAAAATAAGTGTGAGAATAATAGATCCCATTGGGGAATTGCATACTTTTATGGGTGTGTTTGGCTACTGTTCAAAAAGTACTTTTGAATGTTGAATATTTTAAGCGAGTAAACTACTATGTGATGGATGgaaaaccacaaaaaaatttaactacttACTATaacttggaattttttttaataattatatatatatatatatatatatatatatatatatatatatatatatatatatatatatttggcttTTCACAGTTCAATTCATTTTagataatttatcattttaaagataataataattttaagattattttaatttttgaatatttttatttattaaataaaataaaataatataaattgatttatattatatagaaaataaaataatctagtTAGATTTCCAAGAATCACATgtcttttattaattagttttatgcACAAGATGGTCTagttttatatttgataaatttacatactctattttaataaaagtataatatacatttaaaaaataattttaaaacaatactTAGATTAAAAGGGAAATATGTTAAATGTTagtaaataacaaaattcaaaccgtacaggtttttttttttactgaaaaccGTAAAGacttaaaagtaataaattgctataaaaaaatattttaaaattttcattgtattaaataataaatgctaTACTTTTATAAATGTTTTCAATATctgatttattatgttttacgtatcaaataacattaaatgcTACTGTAGGATAATCCCATGGTTATTGAGTACTATAAGGATAATCCCATGGTTATCAGATAACAAAGTTCTCTTAAATTCAGATTTaagtaaagaaaaaaggaaattccAACGCTCAAATGACAAGAGAAACATGCGAAGGTTGAAATAAAGCCATGGGTATAAAGCCATGGGTATTGACTATTGAGTACTGTAAGAATaatcccccttttttttttcttgcaatcacatcaaatttaattttttttttaattttaaatattgaaatttaatataaatttcatatataaacacaaaaattttattttaaaatttaaataaatactaaaagtaaataaacttACCCAGTTACCCTTAACACAGACAACGGTCATATTTTAGTCGTatataaataacacaaaaaagCGATTTTTGAATACACACACTTTTCCCTCGTGAGTTTAGCAGAGTGCACTCACCTCACCTAGGGTTTTGCATCAGGTAACCGCTTTTTACTCAATTCACTTGTTTCGTTCCAATGCAACCACGCTGAAATCTTCTATAATTTATTCActgtttgtttttcttcaattcattttagttttcaaCCACTATAGCAGAATGGAACAAAATGCGTGCGAGGAATTGTCGAAAATTGCTTCGGATTTCAAGTGCGAGAAGAAGGTTCTCGAAACAGTTGATGAATCAATCGTATGCCCCACTCCACAGAAGAACGAGGAACCCTTAATCGTTAAATTCAGAGAGGGACAAACCAACCTTCCTGAAAAGTGCGTGCCCTAATTCAACTCgttgtattttcttaaaaattttgtagaatttttttgctttttagtttttgtaagttaatttttctttttggcagATACTCTGCACTTGTAGATTTGTTTGGTCACACAAGCTGTTCACTCAGGTTGCTGCGTCTGTGTAAAAAGTCTCcaacttttcaaaatgtttgCCGACAGGTTGAAGTTCTTTCGAAGAGgtaatttattcttattttttatttattttttaattctttaaatgcCTCGAATTAATTAAAGGTGACGAATTGCCATTCTCTTTGGAGTTTTTGATTGATGGGTGAGGAGTTGAGTGTAGTGTGTTTTGTTTTCAGGGAATTCTCCCATGCCCATCTTGCGCAGATGAAGTATATACTCCCTAAAAGTGTGTGTATAGATAAGGTGCTTGTTCATGATAAGAAAAGCTTGTGTATGGTGCCTGATATGAAGATCACGTTGAGATTTGAGGTTGTGAAAGATTGCTCTGGCGAATCTGATGATCTGGCTCTTCGACGATATTTTAAATCTAAGCTGATTGATTTCTTTGATATGCATcctgaggtatttttttttttaatttttagttgaaaTCCTTGTTGATTGTATTTGCTACATTCAAAGCAACAAATTATGCCATCCTGACAATTTAACCTAAATCTTTAGCTGTCATGTGTTATTATTTGAAGTGCTTGGAGTCCTCAGTCCTAACTTTAATGTGGGGATGTTCTGGAATCATTGGTCGTGAAACTCAAAGATTACTAGTGTGGGCATTTAGATTATCTGCACTGTACTCTATGATGTAGATATACTGTGTGGTATCATGTTATCCTCATTTAAAAATGGGTTGATGGTAATATGAGAGGAGCTATACGACATTCTGTGGTTAGGCTTACCTTTGTATAGCTGCTTTTCCTTGGGTCAGCCTCGATTATttgcttttattctttttagttaGCTAGAAAAATTTGAATGTGTGATTGATCCAAAAGAACTCATGTtgacaattattttgattttgttgtggATTAGGTTGCTGACATTCCAGAGGCCCCACTGCCAGAACCCTTTGGCAAAAAAACTTGTAGATTGAATTTTGAAGAATTTACTGGCCAATCCCCACATGTAAATTCTTCAACGGAACTTTTGTCAATTTCCAATCAAACTGAAATGTTGCCAGAGCAATTGCAACTGTATCCATCTTTCCGTAGACACTTTTCTAGGAAGAATAATACCGACCAGGCAGAAAAGGCTCAATGCTTTTTACCCACAAAAACTTCTCCATCATCTCATGCATCTGATTGTCTGGATAATGAAGAAAGTGAAAAAACACTGCAGAAAGAATGTGTACCATTATTTGA
It contains:
- the LOC100794715 gene encoding CDT1-like protein a, chloroplastic — its product is MEQNACEELSKIASDFKCEKKVLETVDESIVCPTPQKNEEPLIVKFREGQTNLPEKYSALVDLFGHTSCSLRLLRLCKKSPTFQNVCRQVEVLSKREFSHAHLAQMKYILPKSVCIDKVLVHDKKSLCMVPDMKITLRFEVVKDCSGESDDLALRRYFKSKLIDFFDMHPEVADIPEAPLPEPFGKKTCRLNFEEFTGQSPHVNSSTELLSISNQTEMLPEQLQLYPSFRRHFSRKNNTDQAEKAQCFLPTKTSPSSHASDCLDNEESEKTLQKECVPLFDGVANPITERGHQKESFSMSLQPSFINTPVQMIRPPYSVTCSNSESPDMKNISCVADSFIAETPAQSAPARLLPISDVKLQDMPTQKSTSSHKPAKRVLDFSLMGDNDGLGIGVDKLESSRALHEFDSFPESSRGCYEDCNSFGSVSAPQEAEESLKQADLDTQHKKSSPLLDLVNVIHSIFQSVQRIPITKEELLHKILVNTLDFVEIRAVEEQIESLEKLVPDWICKKLVATGDTMYCINKVSDLDSVRSRLSTNVV